TATGACAAGCCGTCGATCTTCACCGATCTCAACATGCAGTTCGCGCCGTGGATCACCCCGCAACGATTGCAGGAACAGGGCATATTGATGGTCTGGCCGGGCGACGGCGCACCGCCGCCTCAAATCGGGGCCTGGGTGAAGAACCTTCCGGTCAAGACCGTTCTTTTCCACTGGTCGCTCAAGGCTCCGCCCTTGCCGGTCAGCTTCGTGGCGATTCCACCGGGAACGCCCGACCTGCCGATTGAGGCAAGCCAGGGAAGATGACGAGTCGCCTGGTTGACGGCGCGACCACCGCCCGTGCCCTCCGACGCAGCAGCTGATTTCCAGGCAACCGGGTATTCGTCCTGCGATCCAACCGGCCGTCACGCGGCAGGTTTTTGCATTCTCCGTGAACCATTCCGTCTCGATGCGCGACACATCATCGTAGACGGAAACACCTCATTGGAGAGTTCAGATGACTACCATACTGCGAAACGCACTTCTCGCCGCTGTCGCAATATCTTCGATGGCCGGGTCCGCCTTGGCCGACAGCCAGGCCGTCAAGACGGAATGCGACAAGACGATCACCAACGATTTGTGGAATGGCCGGTGTTGCGGCACCGGCGACGCGAACTGTTTGGGTGGCGAAAATCACGACCATGACAGAGGGGGCAATCGCGGCAACGGCCGTGGACGAGGCTGAAATTCATGGCACCCTGACCGCCGGCTGCCTGGCCGGCGGCTGTTTTGTATCCAAAGCCGGTGCTGGCGCGGGCTTCGAGGCCCAGCGAGGTCTGTTCGCTTGTCACGGAAGCCATGCAGGGGCATCAAGGTTGGGTGGCGAAAGCAACATATTATCCGAACCTCGATTTTCCATTTGGTTCGGCAGACAAATCAAATCTGGCATCAATCATTCGCATCTCTGTGATTGCCCTCTATACGGAAACGCCTTGATCGCGGATGGGTTCTTGCTGATGGTGGGCGAGGTTAAGCTTTCTTCGGAGATCAATCGGAAAGACCGGCCGTAACGGGCTCTTGTCGGGGACTGGAACGAAACCGCAGCTGTTCGTTGCGACAATCCGAGAAATCAGATGGGGTGGATGATGAGCGACATCCAAAAGATCGTATTGATGATCTTGGCGGCGCTGGTGGCGATTTCCCTGATCGTGTTTGCCAATGACCGACTGAGGCACAGGGCCGACTACGCCCAGCGGCCCGCGGCCGCCGATGATGCGTCCGGCGGATCAATGTAGCAATGTAGCAGAAGCCCGCTAGGCATCTCCTGCGGGTGCCATCATGGTACCTGTCTTCGCAGCCCGCCTCGGCTTCCGCCGGGGCGGGCTTTTCGCGTTTTGGCGTTGCGAAGCGATGGCCCCTCGCTTGCATGCTTCCACCTCCAGGTTTTGAACGACTGGACGAAGGCTGCAGCAATGCCCATTTATGGGGAAATCCAAAGGAGACGTGATATGGCGACTTCGACCGAACGCGCGGTTCTTGCCGGCGGCTGTTTCTGGGGCATGCAGGATTTGATACGACGCTACCCCGGCGTCATTTCCACCCGGGTCGGCTACAGCGGTGGTGATGTGCCCAATGCCACCTACCGCAACCACGGTACTCATGCCGAAGCCATCGAGATCATCTTCGATCCGAACCGGATCAGCTATCGCACGCTGCTGGAATCCTTCTTCCAGATCCACGATCCGACGACGCGCAATCGTCAAGGCAACGATGTCGGAATGAGCTATCGCTCGGCGATATACTACACCAGCGACGAGCAGAAGCGCGTTGCCGAGGACACGATTGCCGATGTCGACGCGTCGGGCCTGTGGCCGGGCAGGGTCGTCACCGAAGTCACGCCAGCTGGCGCCTTCTGGGAGGCGGAGCCGGAGCACCAGGATTATCTGGAGAAATATCCCAATGGCTATACCTGCCATTTCGCCAGACCGGGCTGGAAGCTGCCGGTTAGGGAGAAGGCGGTTTCGTAAGGTTCACTGGCCGAGAGGCTGCGTATTGTGCTTGCAACAATGAGGCCGTGGAGCGGGTGCTCCACGGCCTCATTCATTTTCCTCCGTCGATGACTACTTGGCGCGATCTACTGTGCGGCTGTGCCGTGTTTCTGGACAAGGCGGTATTCATGCCAGATCAGCACCATGACGATCAGATCGAACACGGTGAGTACGACGAGGCCGGCCGAGTGGGTGTAGCTGAAGCGGTAGACCTGGTAGGCGATGAACAGCGACAAGATGACGAGAGACGCCGGGTACGCCCACAGTTTGTTCCTGAGCAAACCTGCCACCAGGGCAATTTTCACCAGTCCGTGGCTTAGTAGATAGAACGCGTAGAAATGCTGCGTGCTGACCGAGAAATTGCTCGCCATGCTCATCAAGTGGCTGGCAATGAAATCATGGGGATCCTCGATCAGTTCTTCCTGTGTCAGCCTGTTGACCAGGGAAACGATAGTGCTTGTGCTGACGAGGGCAAGCACGAGGCCGCCGACGCACTCGACGAGCGCATGCGCGCCCTTGAGCAGCACGCTGATCTGGAAAATCTGGTGGATACGGTGTTCGTTCATAGGCTCCAGCCAGCGACTGATTGATCAATTTGAGGGTGCGGCTATTTCAACCGTAACGGGCGTTCATTCATCCAGTTCCTGCCGGCGCACGCGCTTTGATGCGACGTATTGCGCGCGATGCTCTGAAAAAACCACTTCCGCAATCGCTCGAATGGTGCTTTAAGGCGTCCATCCACAGGGGTGCTCCGTACGGTCGGGGCTGAGACGGGGGCGGCAAGCCCACAAACCCTAGAAGCTGATCTGGGTAATACCAGCGGAGCGAGGCGGGCTATGTTTTCAGGCGCACAGATTTCACTATATCCCATGACCGACGATTTCGTCGGTGTCATCCTTGGCGCATTAGGCGCTCTCGATCCCTACCGTGACAAGCTCAGGATCGAGACCGACGACATCTCGACTTTGCTGGTCGGGCCGCCCGAAGTGCTGTTTCCTGCCATGCGCGACTTGTTCGTGGCGGCGGCGGCCAGCGGCAAGCATTGCGTGCTTTCGGCGGCCATTTCGCGCGGCTGCCCCGGCGAGCCCGACGATCCGATCTGCCGTTCCGACGCCGTCGGCGGGCCGGTCGGACCACTCAGCCTGCGCAAGGATGCGGCCATCGCAGCGGTGCGGGAAGCGGATGTCACCGGCCAGCCGGTGGCGGTGCAGTTCTCGCTTTATGTGATGGGCACCGGCGACCACATGGACGAAATCTACGGCTGCATCGACTTCCTCAAGCAGTCGGGCGTCTTCGACCGTTCCAAGCATTTCTGCAGCAGATTGCGCGGCGACGCTGGTGCAGTGTTCTCGACGCTGAACGAGGCCTTCTGCCGGTTCGGACCGGGCGCCGGCCACGTAACCCTCGACGTCACGGTCTCTGCCAACAGCCCAACCGCCATCTGACGCCGCCAGCGCGCCGTTCGCTAGAGGTTTCGTGCCGTGCCCGGTTTACCAGATGCCCGTTCGCGCGGGTTCACATCAGCCATCGCCAAGGCCTTGCCGGCCGTCGTTTCGGTCGGTGCGCTGTTGGTGGCGTGGGAACTCTACGCCCGCTTCTCCGGCATCAAGCCGACGACGCTGCCGGCACCCTCGCGTGTCTTCGAACAGGCGCTGCTGAACCGAGATGCGCTGCTTGAAAACACCATTCCCACCGTCCGCGCCACGCTGCTTGGCTTTGCCTGTTCGCTGAGCACCGCTTTCGTTCTGTCAATGCTCATCGATTTCTATCGTCCGCTGCGACGGGCGCTGTTTCCGGTCTTCATCGTCAGCCAGACCTTGCCGCTGGTCGCCATCGCACCGCTGGTCGTGCTGTGGTTCGGCTTCGGCCTCGCGCCCAAGATCCTGCTGGTGGCGCTGGTCACCTTCTTTCCGATGCTGGTGGCCCTGGTGCAGGGCTATGAGGCGACCGAAATCGAGATCGGCCAGATGCTCAAGTCCATGGGGGCAGGGCGCTGGCGGATTTTTCTCTCGGCCCGGCTGCCCTCGGCGCTGCCCTATTTTTTCGCGGGCTTGAAGATCTCCATCACCTATGCGGTGGTCGGCGCGATCTTCGCCGAATATGCCGGCGCGGCGAAGGGGCTGGGCATCTACATGCTGTCGGCCAAGAACAATTTCCGCCCCGATCTGGTGCTGGCCGCGGTCGCGGTGAGCGCTGTGCTGACGCTGATCCTGTTCGGGCTGACGGCGCTCGTCCAGCGCCTCGCCATGCCCTGGGAGGGGGCAGGCGAGGAGCACAGGCAGCATGCCGGGGAGGGGGCGTCATGACCCGGCTCGAACTGCGCAACGTCAGCAAGCGCTTCGGCAACCTCGATGTGCTGGCCGATGTCTCGCTCAACGTGGCGGCCGGCGAATTCGTCTCGATCCTCGGCCCGTCCGGCGCCGGCAAATCGACGATCTTCCAGTTGCTGACCGGTGGGCTGAACGGCGCGAGCGGAGAGCTGCTGTTCGACGGTGCACCGCTTGATGACCATGGCCGTCACTTCGCCTTCATGCCGCAGCGTGACGCGTTGATGCCGTGGCGCCGCATCATCGACAACACGACGCTCGGCCTCGAGGTGCAAGGCGTCGGCCGCAAGGCGGCCCGCGCTCGTGTCGAGCCGCTGTTTGCCGAATTCGGGCTGGCTGGTTTCGAACGGCACTATCCGGCACAGCTTTCGGGCGGTATGCGACAGCGCGCGGCACTGCTGCGCACGGTTGTGCAGCAGCGCGACATGCTGCTGCTCGACGAGCCCTTCGGCGCGCTGGACGCCCTCACCAGAACGAGCATGCAGCGCTGGCTGGAACAGATGTGGCGGCATCATCGCTGGACGGCGCTGCTCATCACCCACGATGTTCGCGAAGCGGTGTTCCTGTCCGATCGCATCTACGTACTGTCGGCGCGGCCGGCCCGCATTGTCAGCGAGATCAAGGTGCCGCTGCCGCGCCCGCGCGATTTCAACGACGAGATGGCCCGCCAGGCCGGCGCGCTCGAAGCCGAAATCCTCGACATCATTCTCAACCCACGGACCGCTCAAAGGACATGACGATGACTGATTTCTCGCGCCGACAGGCCCTGCTGCTGACACTCGCCGCCGGCCTTGCCGGCACTTCCCGTTCCTTCGCGCAGTCATCGGCGTCGTCCGCGCAAAAGGTCACTGTCGCACTCGACTGGACGGTCAACACCAACCACATCGGCCTGTTCGTCGCCCGCGAGAAAGGCTTTTACACCGAGGCTGGCCTGCAGGCCGACATCCTGCCTTATGGCGACACCGGCTCGGGTACCTTGATCAGCAATCGCATCGCCGATTTCGGTATCAGCGGCGCGCTGGGCCTGTTCACCCAGAAAGCCGCGGGCGCCGACCTGAAAGCCGTCTATGCCGTTGTGCAGCACGAGACGGGCCGGGTGGTGTTCAATGCCGCGCGCAGCGAGATCAAAAGCCCGAAAGACCTCGACGGCCTCATCTATGGCGGCTTCGGCAGCGGCTGGGAGAATGCGCTGATCTCGACCATCATCCGTCACGATGGCGGCGAGGGCACATTCCAGACTGTGACGCTCGGGACCTCGGCCTATGAAGCTTTGGCCAACGGCTCGGTCGATTTCACGCTGGAAGTGTCGACCTGGGAAGGCGTCGACGCCGAGCTGCGGGGCATGAAACAGCACAGCTTCCGCTACGCAGACTATGGCGTTCCCGACGAGCACACCACCTTCATCGCCTCCAGCGACGCCTATCTGGCGGCAAACCCGAAGATCGCTTCTGCCTTCGTCCAAGCAACGCGTCGCGGCTATCAGTTTGCCGTCGACCATCCCGATGAGGCGGCTGCCCTCTTGATTTCAGCCAACAAGGACGCGCTGACCAATCCCACCCTGATCCAGGCGTCGTTGAAGGCGCTCATCGATGGACACTATCTGCGCGGCGAAAGCGGCATCATCGGCACGATCGACAAGGCCAAGATCGATGCGATGGGGGCGTATCTGTTTTCCTCCGGAATCCTGCGCGATGCCGATGGCAACGCGCTGAAGCAAAAGCCTGACTTTTCTGGCTATTTCAGCAACGTGTATCTGGGGTAGGGGCATATAAGCCAGGCTGCCGGCCTCGTTCCTGGCGATCTGAAAGAGCAGGGCGGCCTTGACGTGCCGCCCTGGTTCGTCATTGAGGGACAGGGCAGCCTCATAGAACTTTGCAACCGCCGGGCATAGACCGTCATAGGCCTGGTTTGCGTTCCCGATCGCTTCCATATCGGCCTGTGTACCGCCGACACGGATGAACGCAGTGGCGACCATCGACCAGTCTTCGTTACTGGCGGAAGTCGCCGGTAAGCCGCTTCTCCTCGCTGCTCCGAACGCGTGGAACAAGGTCGCGCCGATCTTGTCCATATAGAGCGCGAGATCGCGGTCCGATGTATTCAGGGCGTCCGGGCCCTTTGTGATCGGTGACCGCTGCCCTGGTCGCACCGCACACCTCTCCGATGCCTCCTCCTGCCTTGGTCACTGCCGCGATCTTCTGAACGATTGCCTCATATTCGGCGGGAAACTCCTGCTCGATTGCCTTGAAAATCTGGAACCCCTGCCCCTGTATCTGGTCACGAATCTGGGCAGTGGTTAGAGCGGGCGGTGCGGAGACGGTGCCTGTTGCCGTTTCATAGAGATATTTGCCGCCGGCAAAGCCGAGTGCCCACGATAGTGCCTTCACCGCAACGAAAGACAGAGCGGCTACAGCCGCCACGCCCAAACCCGTCCAACGCGCCATCTGGGAACCTCCGAAGACTGTCTATTTCGCACCGAGTCTGAGCGCCTTCTTGCGGTCGGCTGCTGCTCGCTTGTGGTTGCCCTTGGCTTCCCAGGCCTGGCTTCGCGCTTCGTAGAGACTGGCAAACTTGGGATTGAGTTTGATGGCGCTGCTGAGATCGGCAATGGCTCCGTCGTAGTCCGCCCTGCTTGTCCGAATGACCCCTCGGCCAAAATAGCCGTAGACGTTGTTGCGATCGAG
The nucleotide sequence above comes from Mesorhizobium shangrilense. Encoded proteins:
- a CDS encoding ABC transporter substrate-binding protein, whose protein sequence is MTDFSRRQALLLTLAAGLAGTSRSFAQSSASSAQKVTVALDWTVNTNHIGLFVAREKGFYTEAGLQADILPYGDTGSGTLISNRIADFGISGALGLFTQKAAGADLKAVYAVVQHETGRVVFNAARSEIKSPKDLDGLIYGGFGSGWENALISTIIRHDGGEGTFQTVTLGTSAYEALANGSVDFTLEVSTWEGVDAELRGMKQHSFRYADYGVPDEHTTFIASSDAYLAANPKIASAFVQATRRGYQFAVDHPDEAAALLISANKDALTNPTLIQASLKALIDGHYLRGESGIIGTIDKAKIDAMGAYLFSSGILRDADGNALKQKPDFSGYFSNVYLG
- a CDS encoding YkoF family thiamine/hydroxymethylpyrimidine-binding protein, yielding MFSGAQISLYPMTDDFVGVILGALGALDPYRDKLRIETDDISTLLVGPPEVLFPAMRDLFVAAAASGKHCVLSAAISRGCPGEPDDPICRSDAVGGPVGPLSLRKDAAIAAVREADVTGQPVAVQFSLYVMGTGDHMDEIYGCIDFLKQSGVFDRSKHFCSRLRGDAGAVFSTLNEAFCRFGPGAGHVTLDVTVSANSPTAI
- a CDS encoding ABC transporter ATP-binding protein, producing the protein MTRLELRNVSKRFGNLDVLADVSLNVAAGEFVSILGPSGAGKSTIFQLLTGGLNGASGELLFDGAPLDDHGRHFAFMPQRDALMPWRRIIDNTTLGLEVQGVGRKAARARVEPLFAEFGLAGFERHYPAQLSGGMRQRAALLRTVVQQRDMLLLDEPFGALDALTRTSMQRWLEQMWRHHRWTALLITHDVREAVFLSDRIYVLSARPARIVSEIKVPLPRPRDFNDEMARQAGALEAEILDIILNPRTAQRT
- a CDS encoding DUF2127 domain-containing protein, with the protein product MNEHRIHQIFQISVLLKGAHALVECVGGLVLALVSTSTIVSLVNRLTQEELIEDPHDFIASHLMSMASNFSVSTQHFYAFYLLSHGLVKIALVAGLLRNKLWAYPASLVILSLFIAYQVYRFSYTHSAGLVVLTVFDLIVMVLIWHEYRLVQKHGTAAQ
- the msrA gene encoding peptide-methionine (S)-S-oxide reductase MsrA, producing MATSTERAVLAGGCFWGMQDLIRRYPGVISTRVGYSGGDVPNATYRNHGTHAEAIEIIFDPNRISYRTLLESFFQIHDPTTRNRQGNDVGMSYRSAIYYTSDEQKRVAEDTIADVDASGLWPGRVVTEVTPAGAFWEAEPEHQDYLEKYPNGYTCHFARPGWKLPVREKAVS
- a CDS encoding ABC transporter permease, which codes for MAKALPAVVSVGALLVAWELYARFSGIKPTTLPAPSRVFEQALLNRDALLENTIPTVRATLLGFACSLSTAFVLSMLIDFYRPLRRALFPVFIVSQTLPLVAIAPLVVLWFGFGLAPKILLVALVTFFPMLVALVQGYEATEIEIGQMLKSMGAGRWRIFLSARLPSALPYFFAGLKISITYAVVGAIFAEYAGAAKGLGIYMLSAKNNFRPDLVLAAVAVSAVLTLILFGLTALVQRLAMPWEGAGEEHRQHAGEGAS